From a region of the Agrobacterium larrymoorei genome:
- a CDS encoding class I SAM-dependent methyltransferase codes for MSGFDKDWLKLREPADRAARAQPMLEQVRRYLDARPQPHVIMDIGCGTGSTYRTLSPLLPNTKWRLLDYETALLEEAKRQIGDHDDVEFHCADLNRLDETLLEDVDLVTASALFDLCSADFCDRFVERLAHKSIGLYAALNYDGVMEWTVKHPLDAQVSHDFNRHQRSDKGFGPALGPDATQHLSLLCKGLGFSVETADSPWRLGPSQAQLQREFLTGLQRPIQEIGNIAAADFKDWLDFRHSNTGVDGSVCIVGHTDFLALPLH; via the coding sequence ATGAGCGGTTTCGACAAGGACTGGCTTAAACTCCGCGAACCGGCAGACCGCGCAGCAAGAGCCCAGCCGATGCTCGAGCAGGTCCGTCGCTATCTCGACGCCCGCCCGCAGCCGCATGTCATCATGGATATCGGATGCGGTACAGGCTCGACCTACCGCACCCTCTCGCCGTTGCTACCCAACACAAAGTGGAGGCTTCTCGATTACGAGACAGCGCTTCTGGAGGAAGCAAAGCGTCAGATCGGCGACCACGACGATGTAGAATTTCACTGCGCCGACCTCAACAGGCTGGATGAAACGCTGTTGGAAGATGTTGACCTCGTCACCGCTTCCGCTCTGTTCGATCTCTGTTCGGCAGACTTCTGCGACAGGTTTGTCGAGCGGTTGGCGCATAAGAGCATCGGGCTTTATGCGGCTCTCAATTATGATGGTGTGATGGAGTGGACGGTGAAGCATCCGCTGGATGCTCAGGTCTCTCACGATTTCAACCGGCACCAGCGTTCAGATAAGGGTTTTGGACCAGCACTTGGCCCGGATGCGACGCAGCACCTTTCGTTACTTTGCAAAGGACTGGGATTTTCGGTGGAAACGGCAGATAGCCCCTGGCGTCTGGGTCCATCGCAGGCGCAGCTACAGAGAGAGTTCCTAACAGGGCTTCAACGACCAATTCAGGAGATCGGCAATATTGCTGCTGCCGATTTCAAGGACTGGCTCGACTTCCGTCACTCAAACACCGGCGTAGACGGCAGCGTCTGCATCGTCGGCCACACGGATTTTCTGGCGCTGCCCCTTCACTAA
- a CDS encoding RibD family protein codes for MRNLHMTDRLWTRLLSIRDGKDALRRKEADPAFSLYGPIASACDGFVLAQVGQSLDGRVATPSGDARDISGPDGLAHLHRCRALVDAVIVGIGTVQNDNPRLSVREVKGPSPTRVVIDCRGELTGDEGLFHDGGAPVIVIQGHDAPMSNHRADVVRLKRGPSGLDPDDILKCLAERGLKRILVEGGAKTIARFIDAGLVDHLHVCIAPLIIGSGPCGISLPPIAQLCNAHRPAAEVYGLGSDVLFDCRLKAPLVKGQRQKIRVADDADAAVYAGV; via the coding sequence ATGCGCAATCTCCATATGACTGACAGGCTCTGGACGCGGCTTCTCTCTATTCGCGACGGGAAGGACGCGCTTCGCAGAAAAGAGGCCGATCCGGCCTTTTCGCTTTATGGCCCGATTGCTTCGGCGTGCGACGGTTTCGTGCTTGCGCAGGTGGGCCAGTCTCTGGATGGGCGGGTTGCCACGCCGAGCGGCGATGCCCGCGATATTTCAGGGCCGGATGGCCTTGCGCACTTGCATCGCTGCCGCGCTCTTGTGGATGCGGTGATCGTAGGTATCGGAACGGTGCAGAACGACAATCCGCGTCTTTCCGTTCGAGAGGTGAAAGGCCCGAGCCCCACCCGCGTCGTGATAGACTGCCGTGGCGAACTGACTGGTGATGAGGGATTGTTCCATGATGGCGGAGCGCCGGTCATCGTCATTCAGGGGCATGATGCTCCGATGTCTAACCACCGCGCCGATGTTGTAAGGCTCAAACGTGGGCCTTCAGGTCTCGATCCGGATGATATTTTGAAGTGTCTGGCCGAACGTGGATTGAAGCGGATCCTCGTGGAAGGTGGAGCGAAAACCATCGCGCGCTTCATCGATGCCGGTCTGGTCGATCATCTCCACGTTTGCATCGCGCCCCTGATCATCGGCTCCGGTCCTTGCGGCATATCCCTGCCGCCGATTGCGCAGCTTTGCAATGCGCATCGCCCCGCCGCAGAGGTTTACGGGCTGGGAAGCGATGTGCTTTTCGACTGCCGCCTGAAGGCGCCTTTAGTGAAGGGGCAGCGCCAGAAAATCCGTGTGGCCGACGATGCAGACGCTGCCGTCTACGCCGGTGTTTGA
- a CDS encoding cytochrome b produces the protein MTRDLMQSVPRHSRAARVLHWIVSVLVFITWPLGLMIGFVKDEVKLDFYLVHESFGFLVLWVMLLRVGARLFQPAPPIQGPAIERIAAHTVHGLLYLFLIVMPVSGFLATNAHGFPLQWFGLVPIWSPLGKSPEIAPTLSAIHGWSAWIILGLFALHMLAVIFHHLIRRDATLYRIL, from the coding sequence ATGACGCGCGACCTGATGCAGAGCGTGCCGAGACATAGCCGCGCAGCCCGCGTGTTGCACTGGATTGTCTCGGTTCTCGTGTTCATCACATGGCCACTCGGACTGATGATCGGCTTCGTCAAAGACGAGGTGAAACTGGATTTCTATCTCGTGCACGAGAGCTTCGGTTTTCTTGTCCTCTGGGTCATGCTTTTGAGGGTGGGGGCGAGGCTTTTTCAACCCGCTCCTCCCATCCAAGGACCAGCGATAGAACGTATCGCAGCCCACACCGTTCATGGCTTGCTCTACCTCTTTTTGATCGTCATGCCGGTTTCCGGCTTTCTGGCCACCAATGCTCACGGGTTTCCGCTGCAATGGTTCGGGCTGGTCCCGATCTGGAGCCCACTTGGCAAATCGCCGGAGATCGCGCCGACGCTATCGGCCATCCACGGGTGGAGCGCTTGGATCATTTTGGGTCTTTTCGCGTTACACATGCTGGCAGTGATCTTTCACCACCTGATCCGCCGAGACGCCACGCTTTACCGTATTCTTTGA
- a CDS encoding FAD/NAD(P)-binding protein: MKNRVGIIGSGPTGIYTLKNLATSTTPLEITVYEAEMEAGKGTPYLPGINDPVMLSNIPSIEIPLISQPLVDWLRDRPDDYLARFGIVRAEINERQFYPRVVLGDYFHQQFQFLLSLSERNGHKVTVRAGHRVTDIAIQRGEIRIVVEGADPFGTTFDHVVMATGHDWPDTTETKPGYFISPWPATALEGIHGGKLGILGTSLSAIDALMTVSTSNGLFIYDEVGALTYSRANGSEDFHATLMSRKGLLPEADFFCPLPYETPRVCTVEAVEELISRGPAGLLDATFELFRRELSIADPDYAMEIGLSDLTVDDFADAYYARRSGTDPFAWAALNLAEAQHNMTAQFTVPWRYAIMITHEIIAKIVPHLDQTDFKRFGKSFKSIFIDEYATVPHLSIQRLLALHNAGVLEIQKLGADYEISTTEGKRGATVTMKDITLEFDTFIDATGQSARSASDIPFRSLVSQEIVRQAPTPAEASIFSGEEQKAVAHLGGIDVDENYRIRSGGALHTRLYCAAIPYLLHKHPFIQGITSAAEIGETVAASILDDISKTEAYELLIA, translated from the coding sequence ATGAAAAACAGAGTTGGTATAATCGGTTCGGGGCCTACGGGGATCTACACCCTGAAAAATCTGGCGACATCCACCACACCGCTCGAAATTACGGTTTATGAAGCCGAGATGGAAGCGGGCAAAGGCACGCCTTATCTCCCCGGCATCAACGATCCCGTGATGCTCTCCAACATTCCCAGCATCGAAATACCTCTCATATCGCAGCCGCTTGTCGATTGGCTCAGAGATCGGCCAGACGATTATCTTGCACGCTTCGGCATTGTGCGAGCCGAAATCAACGAGCGGCAGTTTTATCCGCGCGTGGTGCTGGGTGATTATTTTCACCAGCAGTTCCAGTTCCTGCTTTCGCTTTCAGAGCGGAACGGGCACAAGGTCACGGTCAGGGCCGGGCATCGCGTGACGGATATCGCGATCCAACGAGGCGAAATACGCATCGTGGTCGAAGGCGCGGACCCGTTTGGCACAACATTCGATCATGTAGTGATGGCAACCGGCCATGACTGGCCTGACACGACCGAGACGAAACCCGGCTACTTCATTTCCCCATGGCCTGCGACCGCGCTGGAAGGTATTCATGGCGGAAAGCTCGGCATTCTCGGTACATCTCTCAGCGCCATCGATGCCTTGATGACCGTATCCACGTCCAACGGGCTGTTCATCTATGACGAGGTGGGCGCGCTGACCTACAGCCGAGCAAATGGCAGTGAGGATTTTCACGCCACCTTGATGTCTCGCAAGGGCCTGCTGCCGGAAGCGGATTTCTTCTGCCCTCTTCCTTACGAGACGCCGAGGGTCTGCACGGTTGAAGCGGTGGAGGAGCTTATTTCGCGTGGTCCCGCCGGGCTTCTGGATGCGACGTTCGAGCTGTTCAGGCGCGAACTGTCTATCGCCGATCCGGACTACGCGATGGAGATCGGGCTATCCGATCTAACCGTGGATGACTTTGCGGACGCCTATTATGCGCGGCGTTCCGGTACCGATCCTTTCGCCTGGGCTGCGCTCAACCTTGCGGAAGCGCAGCATAATATGACGGCACAGTTTACTGTACCGTGGCGCTACGCGATCATGATCACGCATGAAATCATAGCGAAAATCGTGCCGCATCTCGATCAGACGGATTTCAAGCGCTTCGGCAAATCCTTCAAAAGCATCTTCATCGATGAATATGCGACCGTTCCGCATCTCTCCATCCAGCGGCTGCTGGCGCTTCACAATGCAGGTGTGCTGGAAATCCAGAAGCTTGGAGCGGATTACGAAATATCCACCACCGAAGGAAAGCGTGGCGCGACCGTGACAATGAAGGATATTACGCTGGAGTTCGATACCTTCATAGACGCGACCGGCCAAAGTGCCCGCTCCGCTTCCGACATTCCTTTCCGCAGCCTTGTGTCGCAAGAGATCGTCAGACAGGCACCGACCCCAGCCGAAGCCAGCATCTTTTCCGGCGAGGAGCAGAAAGCCGTTGCGCATCTTGGCGGCATCGATGTCGATGAGAACTATCGAATAAGATCGGGCGGCGCGCTTCATACGAGGCTCTATTGTGCCGCGATCCCTTATCTGCTGCACAAGCACCCCTTCATCCAGGGCATCACCAGCGCTGCGGAAATCGGTGAGACGGTCGCGGCATCGATACTTGACGATATTTCGAAAACGGAGGCCTATGAGCTTCTCATTGCCTGA
- a CDS encoding MOSC domain-containing protein has product MPDDIPAETLERKTGFAGMKKIGHVKQLWRYPVSSLGGEACGSTFVDENGLSGDRQFGLFDADGILAAPEKDPRWRPALFLSSWIDEEGKTYIRFPDGAEFRVSDAELHDRLSAHFGFAVSVGQYADVTANLEPRLPVISRSYAASPLHLLTTGSLKMLEGQLASKEADARRFRPSLLLATEEEDGFIEDSWIGAILHIGNVRAIVIERTKRCGMTLIAQPDLPEQPDVLRTILRNNHRCLGIYCDIIDNGIVKVGSDVFIEG; this is encoded by the coding sequence TTGCCTGATGATATTCCTGCCGAAACCCTGGAACGGAAGACAGGTTTTGCCGGGATGAAGAAGATCGGCCACGTAAAACAACTCTGGCGGTATCCGGTAAGCTCGCTGGGAGGCGAAGCTTGCGGATCAACATTCGTGGATGAGAACGGTTTGTCCGGCGACCGCCAGTTCGGGCTGTTCGATGCGGACGGCATATTGGCTGCACCGGAAAAAGATCCGCGCTGGCGACCCGCGCTTTTTCTCTCTAGTTGGATAGATGAGGAAGGCAAAACCTATATCCGTTTTCCAGACGGCGCAGAGTTTAGGGTCAGCGACGCAGAACTGCACGACCGGCTTTCTGCTCACTTCGGCTTTGCCGTTTCAGTCGGACAATATGCGGATGTTACTGCAAATTTGGAGCCGAGACTTCCCGTTATCAGCCGTTCTTACGCAGCAAGCCCGCTGCACCTTTTGACGACCGGCTCTCTTAAGATGCTGGAAGGTCAGTTGGCATCCAAAGAAGCCGATGCCCGCCGCTTCCGGCCCTCCCTGCTGCTTGCGACGGAGGAGGAAGACGGTTTCATAGAGGATAGCTGGATCGGTGCAATCCTGCATATCGGGAACGTCCGGGCCATCGTTATCGAGCGTACCAAACGTTGTGGCATGACCCTCATCGCCCAGCCGGATTTGCCGGAACAGCCCGACGTTCTAAGAACGATCCTGCGCAACAACCACCGCTGCCTTGGCATCTATTGCGACATCATCGATAACGGCATCGTCAAAGTCGGCTCGGATGTCTTCATCGAAGGGTAG
- a CDS encoding glucoamylase family protein: MQKEHIEQTSRFQVDLLDDIHSATFEYFWAGSNPVSGLPRDRMRSDGNVINEIASVSGIGFGLLAIVVGAERGWISREQAVTRVAKMLQSLSSAPRFHGAFPHFLHAATLEVIPFGKRDDGADLVETAFLMQGVICVREYFADDRPEEMAIQKVADELVRTVEWNWFTRGTDGPLFWHWSPKFRWARNVPITGWNEALVSYVLAAGAEAHSISPASYHNGWARHGDMVNGKDYLGTVLPLGEPFGGPLFLSQYSFCGLKPYGLKDLYCDYQKQAEAHARINHDYCKSKFPDSPIWGLTACDGPKGYRAFSPTVDGGVIAPTAALSSFPVLPHQAQAAMEYFVAYENGRLLGRYGFVDAFSPRTGWVAETHLATNQGPVVAMMENYRSGLLWRLFMGAAEVKCGLERLEFKWSGQA, from the coding sequence TTGCAAAAAGAACACATCGAGCAGACCTCCCGCTTTCAGGTCGATCTTTTAGACGACATCCACAGCGCAACATTCGAATATTTCTGGGCCGGGTCCAACCCGGTCAGTGGCCTGCCCCGAGACCGAATGCGATCCGACGGCAATGTCATCAACGAGATTGCGTCCGTTTCCGGCATCGGCTTCGGTCTTCTGGCCATTGTCGTCGGTGCGGAGCGAGGCTGGATCAGCCGTGAGCAGGCGGTAACGCGGGTTGCGAAAATGCTGCAATCGCTCTCTTCCGCTCCCCGGTTTCACGGCGCGTTCCCGCACTTCCTGCACGCGGCTACGCTGGAGGTCATTCCCTTCGGGAAGCGGGACGATGGGGCCGATCTGGTGGAAACCGCGTTCCTGATGCAGGGCGTGATCTGCGTAAGAGAATATTTTGCTGACGACAGGCCAGAGGAAATGGCAATCCAAAAGGTCGCGGATGAACTGGTTCGGACCGTGGAGTGGAACTGGTTCACGCGCGGAACGGATGGCCCGCTTTTCTGGCACTGGAGCCCCAAATTTCGCTGGGCGCGCAATGTTCCAATCACGGGCTGGAACGAGGCGCTGGTGTCCTATGTGCTGGCTGCGGGGGCCGAGGCACATTCCATTTCGCCGGCCAGTTACCACAATGGCTGGGCGCGACATGGGGATATGGTCAACGGCAAGGACTATCTCGGCACCGTTCTGCCTCTTGGCGAACCATTCGGCGGGCCGCTTTTCCTGTCACAATATTCGTTCTGTGGCCTGAAACCTTATGGCCTGAAGGATCTCTACTGCGACTATCAGAAGCAGGCCGAGGCTCATGCGCGCATCAACCACGACTATTGCAAGTCCAAATTTCCCGATAGCCCGATATGGGGACTGACGGCTTGCGACGGACCGAAAGGTTACCGCGCTTTCTCGCCCACCGTCGATGGCGGGGTCATCGCACCAACCGCTGCGCTATCCAGCTTCCCCGTTTTGCCCCATCAGGCGCAAGCGGCGATGGAGTACTTCGTGGCTTATGAGAATGGCAGGCTGCTGGGCCGTTACGGTTTCGTCGATGCGTTCTCTCCGAGAACGGGATGGGTGGCGGAAACGCATCTGGCAACCAATCAAGGCCCGGTCGTCGCGATGATGGAGAATTACCGATCCGGCCTCCTGTGGCGTCTTTTCATGGGTGCGGCAGAGGTGAAGTGTGGCCTCGAAAGGCTGGAATTCAAATGGTCCGGGCAAGCCTGA
- a CDS encoding lipocalin-like domain-containing protein, which translates to MNASRICRLILMLLTFAPALVQAQGFAGLGSDAEGFTVPERGTELSFPKDHGPHPDFRIEWWYVTANLTTEDGRALGAQWTLFRSALAPKDVEGWSSPQIWIGHAAVTTADHHYVAERLGRGGVGQAGVNASPFEAWIDDWHMRGDEAADAIDHLSLKATGQDFGYQLQLAAKAPLVLQGDRGFSVKSQAGQASYYYSQPFYEVAGEVTLNGKAVKVTGKAWLDREWSSQPLASDQTGWDWFSLHLASGEKVMAFRLRDAGPGYISANWISADGRTMPLASGDVVLEPLKRATMNGREIPVSWRVKIPSKELDITTRALNDASWMATSTPYWEGPISFDGSTNGVGYLEMTGY; encoded by the coding sequence ATGAACGCTAGTCGCATCTGCCGCCTCATCCTCATGCTCCTCACTTTCGCTCCGGCCTTGGTTCAGGCTCAGGGCTTTGCTGGCCTCGGATCGGATGCGGAAGGTTTTACAGTTCCCGAACGCGGCACCGAACTTTCCTTTCCCAAGGACCATGGACCCCATCCCGATTTCAGGATCGAATGGTGGTACGTCACCGCCAATCTGACGACGGAAGACGGACGTGCGCTCGGTGCCCAATGGACGCTGTTCCGTTCTGCGCTTGCGCCCAAGGACGTGGAAGGCTGGTCCAGCCCGCAAATCTGGATAGGCCATGCGGCTGTAACGACAGCCGACCATCATTATGTGGCGGAACGGCTGGGCAGAGGCGGGGTCGGTCAGGCTGGTGTCAACGCCTCGCCGTTCGAAGCGTGGATCGATGACTGGCATATGAGAGGTGATGAGGCTGCGGACGCAATCGATCATTTGTCCCTGAAGGCAACCGGTCAGGACTTCGGCTACCAACTGCAGCTTGCAGCCAAAGCGCCGCTGGTGCTTCAGGGAGATCGTGGATTCTCGGTCAAGTCGCAAGCGGGTCAGGCGAGCTATTATTACTCCCAGCCGTTTTACGAGGTGGCGGGAGAAGTCACTCTGAACGGCAAGGCCGTGAAAGTCACTGGAAAGGCATGGCTTGATCGGGAATGGTCCTCACAACCGCTCGCCTCGGACCAGACCGGCTGGGACTGGTTCTCGCTGCATCTCGCTTCCGGTGAAAAGGTCATGGCGTTTCGTCTGCGTGATGCGGGTCCTGGCTATATCTCCGCAAACTGGATTTCAGCGGATGGCAGGACGATGCCTCTGGCATCGGGCGATGTGGTTCTGGAGCCGTTGAAGCGCGCAACGATGAATGGCCGCGAAATCCCCGTTTCCTGGCGCGTTAAAATTCCCTCGAAAGAGCTCGATATCACGACCAGGGCGCTCAACGACGCATCATGGATGGCCACGTCCACGCCCTATTGGGAGGGGCCGATCTCGTTTGACGGAAGTACGAACGGGGTAGGCTATCTGGAAATGACCGGGTACTGA
- a CDS encoding ABC transporter permease: MTLTAFYALLSHWRYRPLQLLTLVLGIALATALWSGVQAINAEARASYARSASILEQSGLARLVAKDGGSIPLQSFAKLRRAGWNVSPVIEGDYRFGTVRIKLIGIDPLSMPSEGRLVTISGSSELVEFVGGQGVLVVSRATAERLAGETDMPLKISNDIPDGAAFTDISAADRLLNRGGKLTRLVVAPDQRPGLPAIDAIAPELTMQTTEDRPDMARLTDSFHLNLTAFGFLAFIVGLFIVYSATGLAFEQRRASFRTIRGLGVSLRALTAMLVIEIMLLALLSGLLGVVIGYFLASSLLPGVSATLRGLYGASVPGSLSLRPEWWAAGLGMALAGTALSSAQSLWRVRAMPILSASQPRAWARASAISLRLQASAGAALLLVAAVVAVAGSGLVSGFIVLVGLLLGAALILPAFLTVIIRLAEARSNKALTLWFWADTRLQLPGLSLALMALLLALSANVGVGTMVSSFRMTFLGWLDQRLVAELYVTARDEPEAARLRAWLPQHAEAVLPIWGIEGEVLDQQIQISGVADHATYRDHWPLEQAPGAWDALAQGQGALVNEQLLREKHLQVGQDVALPGGWNVTMVGVYSDYGNPRGQVMVGVDALARHYPDVPKLRYGVRVDPALAPEIKQRMVAELGLPEGNIIDQASLKKQSQAVFEQTFAVTAALNILTLAVAGFAMFASLLTLSGIRLPQLAPLWAMGVRRRKLALFEVWRTLALWLATFLAAIPVGLALAWVLLSIVNVEAFGWKLPMMIFPVEWLQLGGIALVAALASILLPVRRLATIDPADLLRVFANER; encoded by the coding sequence ATGACGCTGACCGCCTTTTACGCTCTGCTATCGCATTGGCGCTATCGGCCTTTGCAGCTTTTGACGCTGGTGCTGGGCATAGCTTTGGCCACTGCTCTCTGGTCCGGCGTTCAAGCCATCAATGCTGAGGCGCGGGCAAGCTACGCACGCTCGGCTTCCATTCTGGAGCAAAGCGGGCTTGCCCGCCTCGTTGCAAAGGACGGAGGCTCCATCCCGCTCCAAAGCTTTGCCAAGCTGCGCCGGGCCGGATGGAATGTTTCACCCGTTATCGAAGGCGACTACAGGTTCGGCACGGTCAGGATCAAGCTGATCGGCATCGATCCTTTGAGCATGCCGAGCGAAGGTAGGCTCGTCACCATCTCCGGTTCGTCGGAACTTGTCGAGTTTGTGGGAGGGCAGGGTGTTCTCGTGGTGTCGCGCGCGACCGCGGAGCGGCTGGCGGGTGAAACAGACATGCCGCTCAAAATATCCAACGATATTCCTGACGGCGCAGCTTTTACCGACATCTCCGCAGCGGACCGTTTGCTGAACCGTGGCGGTAAGCTCACCCGCCTCGTGGTCGCGCCTGATCAGCGTCCGGGATTGCCCGCAATCGACGCTATCGCGCCGGAACTGACAATGCAGACCACGGAAGACAGGCCAGACATGGCCCGTCTGACGGACAGCTTCCATCTCAATCTCACGGCCTTCGGTTTTCTGGCCTTCATCGTCGGCCTCTTTATCGTCTACTCAGCTACAGGACTTGCTTTCGAGCAGCGACGCGCGAGCTTCCGCACGATACGTGGATTAGGCGTGTCTCTGCGCGCGCTAACCGCGATGCTCGTCATAGAGATCATGCTTTTGGCCCTGTTGTCTGGGTTGCTGGGTGTGGTGATCGGTTATTTCCTCGCATCATCTCTTCTACCCGGGGTTTCCGCCACGCTTCGCGGACTTTACGGCGCAAGCGTTCCCGGTAGCCTTTCGCTGCGGCCAGAATGGTGGGCTGCGGGGTTGGGAATGGCGCTGGCTGGAACGGCGCTTTCATCCGCGCAAAGCCTTTGGCGCGTGCGCGCAATGCCTATCCTTTCCGCCTCGCAACCGCGCGCATGGGCGCGCGCTTCCGCCATTTCCCTGCGGCTTCAGGCTTCGGCGGGTGCGGCTCTGCTGCTTGTTGCGGCGGTCGTGGCTGTGGCGGGTTCGGGGCTGGTATCAGGTTTCATCGTGTTGGTGGGTCTGCTCCTCGGGGCGGCGCTGATTCTTCCCGCCTTTTTGACCGTCATCATCAGGTTGGCCGAAGCGCGTTCGAACAAGGCGCTGACGCTGTGGTTCTGGGCCGATACGCGTCTGCAATTGCCGGGCCTTTCGCTGGCGCTTATGGCGCTGCTTCTTGCCCTTTCGGCCAATGTCGGCGTCGGCACGATGGTTTCCAGCTTCAGGATGACTTTTCTCGGCTGGCTGGACCAACGCCTCGTTGCGGAGCTTTACGTCACGGCACGAGATGAGCCAGAGGCCGCCCGCCTCAGAGCATGGCTGCCGCAACATGCGGAAGCGGTTTTGCCTATCTGGGGTATCGAGGGTGAGGTGCTTGACCAGCAAATCCAGATTTCCGGTGTCGCGGATCATGCCACGTATCGGGATCACTGGCCGCTCGAACAGGCGCCGGGCGCATGGGACGCGCTTGCTCAGGGGCAGGGTGCGCTTGTCAATGAGCAGCTTTTGCGTGAAAAACACCTGCAGGTTGGGCAAGACGTTGCTCTCCCCGGCGGCTGGAACGTGACGATGGTGGGCGTTTATTCCGACTATGGTAACCCACGCGGGCAGGTGATGGTTGGAGTAGACGCGCTTGCTCGACATTACCCGGATGTGCCGAAACTTCGCTACGGCGTGCGCGTCGATCCGGCACTTGCGCCGGAAATCAAGCAAAGAATGGTTGCGGAGCTTGGCTTGCCGGAAGGCAATATCATCGATCAGGCTTCACTCAAGAAACAGTCTCAGGCCGTGTTCGAGCAGACATTTGCCGTGACTGCGGCGCTCAACATATTGACGCTTGCCGTCGCTGGTTTCGCCATGTTTGCGAGCCTGCTGACGCTTTCCGGCATCCGATTGCCGCAACTTGCGCCCCTCTGGGCCATGGGCGTGCGGCGCAGAAAGCTGGCGCTTTTCGAAGTATGGAGAACACTCGCCCTCTGGCTCGCCACATTCCTCGCGGCCATTCCCGTGGGGCTGGCGCTTGCATGGGTGCTGCTTTCCATCGTCAATGTGGAAGCCTTTGGCTGGAAACTGCCGATGATGATCTTTCCCGTCGAATGGCTGCAATTGGGGGGCATCGCGCTTGTCGCGGCTCTCGCCTCCATTCTGCTGCCGGTGCGGAGGCTGGCGACAATCGATCCTGCCGATTTGTTGAGAGTGTTTGCCAATGAACGCTAG
- a CDS encoding ABC transporter ATP-binding protein: MLLSLSNVSKSYETAEGKIAVLRGIDLAVDEGQSVALTGESGSGKSTLLHLVGGLDRPDSGSILVRGRDVALLDEAGRAEYRRTEVGLVFQQFNLVPSLTVAANIAFHAKLAGRHDADWERELIEQLGLSSLDKRYPEQLSGGQQQRVAVARTLAARPALILADEPTGNLDEETGDTVLDLMLSLSKSAGSALLLVTHSIRLADKLDRKVVLRGGKIAS; encoded by the coding sequence ATGCTTCTATCCCTTTCAAATGTCAGCAAATCCTATGAGACCGCAGAAGGCAAGATTGCCGTTCTGCGCGGCATCGATTTGGCAGTCGATGAAGGGCAGAGCGTTGCTTTGACGGGTGAATCCGGTAGCGGCAAGAGCACGTTGCTTCACCTCGTAGGAGGTTTGGATCGGCCTGATAGCGGTTCGATCCTCGTGCGCGGTCGCGATGTGGCGCTTCTGGATGAGGCGGGGCGCGCCGAATACCGGCGCACTGAAGTCGGGCTGGTGTTCCAGCAGTTCAACCTCGTTCCCTCGCTGACAGTGGCCGCCAATATTGCTTTCCATGCAAAGCTCGCAGGACGCCATGATGCGGATTGGGAGCGGGAGTTGATAGAGCAGCTCGGCCTTTCATCGCTGGATAAGAGATATCCCGAACAACTCTCCGGTGGCCAGCAGCAGAGGGTTGCCGTTGCACGGACTCTGGCTGCGCGTCCAGCGCTGATCCTTGCGGATGAGCCGACAGGCAATCTGGACGAAGAAACCGGAGATACCGTTCTCGATCTGATGCTGTCACTCAGCAAGAGCGCGGGTTCGGCGCTTCTTCTCGTCACACATTCCATTCGGCTGGCGGACAAGCTGGACCGAAAAGTGGTTCTGCGTGGTGGAAAGATCGCTTCATGA
- a CDS encoding 2'-5' RNA ligase family protein encodes MTLQSARSALPPIIVTAHVPPDDMDYFDRLRREHFPPERNYLKAHITIFHHLPGRVLEEAMALAAESVNQRQSFNAWISGIRHLGAGVAFDIESPELQELRADLFQRFGSWPGPQDRQKFKPHITVQNKVSRAGADRLYAELRSDFQPRHITVSGLDLWSYLGGPWEHKAFLPLRKKFETVNVKS; translated from the coding sequence ATGACACTGCAGAGCGCTCGTAGCGCCCTGCCACCCATCATCGTCACGGCGCATGTGCCGCCGGACGATATGGATTATTTCGACCGGCTAAGGCGGGAGCATTTTCCGCCGGAACGCAATTATCTGAAAGCACATATCACGATATTTCATCACCTGCCGGGACGCGTTCTCGAAGAGGCAATGGCTTTGGCGGCGGAAAGCGTGAACCAGCGGCAGTCCTTCAATGCGTGGATCAGCGGCATCCGGCACCTTGGCGCAGGCGTTGCCTTCGATATCGAAAGCCCGGAACTGCAAGAGTTGAGGGCCGATCTTTTCCAACGTTTTGGCTCATGGCCCGGTCCGCAGGACAGGCAGAAATTCAAACCCCATATCACTGTTCAGAATAAAGTCTCGCGCGCGGGCGCGGATCGGCTTTATGCTGAACTCCGCTCCGACTTCCAGCCTCGTCACATCACCGTTTCGGGTCTCGATCTTTGGAGTTATCTCGGCGGCCCCTGGGAGCATAAGGCCTTCCTGCCGCTAAGGAAAAAGTTTGAAACCGTGAATGTGAAATCTTGA